A portion of the Citrobacter rodentium NBRC 105723 = DSM 16636 genome contains these proteins:
- the decR gene encoding DNA-binding transcriptional regulator DecR yields the protein MLDKIDRKLLALLQQDCTLSLQALADAVNLTTTPCWKRLKRLEDDGILTGRVALLDAEKLGLGLTAFVLIKTQHHSSDWYCRFVTVVSEMPEVLGFWRMAGEYDYLMRVQVADMKRYDDFYKRLVNSVPGLSDVTSSFAMEQIKYTTALPIE from the coding sequence ATGTTAGATAAAATTGACCGCAAGCTGCTGGCATTACTGCAGCAGGACTGCACCCTCTCTTTGCAGGCGCTGGCGGATGCCGTTAACCTGACCACCACGCCCTGCTGGAAGCGTCTGAAACGACTCGAAGATGACGGCATCCTGACCGGCAGGGTTGCTCTGCTGGATGCGGAAAAACTTGGGCTGGGGTTAACCGCCTTCGTGCTCATCAAAACCCAGCATCACAGCAGCGACTGGTATTGCCGTTTCGTCACCGTGGTCAGCGAGATGCCGGAGGTTTTAGGTTTCTGGCGGATGGCCGGTGAGTATGACTACCTGATGCGGGTGCAGGTGGCCGATATGAAACGCTATGACGACTTCTACAAGCGCCTGGTGAACAGCGTGCCGGGCCTTTCCGATGTGACATCGAGCTTTGCGATGGAACAGATTAAGTACACAACCGCTTTACCCATTGAATAA